Part of the Gemmatimonadota bacterium genome is shown below.
TAAGACTCCTAATGAACGTCCCCTAGACGATGAATCCTCTACGACGAAAGATCGAGCCTACTGGCTGAGCAGGACGTCTGAAGAACGCCTCGCTGAAGTTCAACGTCTGCGTCGTCAAGTATATGGAGACAAACTCGACGACCCCATACAACACGTTGCTCGGATCGTCAGGCGAACCTCAAGAGGAGTTGTTGAAATTCGAAATTTACCGTCAAAGTCCTCGACATCAGACGCGACAAGCTCGATAAGACCAACTCATCAAGAACAAGCGGGCAACGGGGAGGCACCGGGACCTGGCAGACCTGGAGATGCTTGAAGTTGAGAAACGTAATTCAATAAAGGAAACCACCATGCGACGTTTATTCTTCCTGCTGGCGATGCCCTGTATGCTGGCGATGCCCTTTCTGACGGCCGGCAAAGCCCAAGCCCAGGTTTCACTTGAAATCGAGGGGCATGCGTCTTTCGCCCTGGAAGAACTGAGCAGGCTGGCGGACGGACAGGGGGTCGGTGGATTAGTGACGGCTGTCTATCCGGTCCGGCCTTCGAGTATGTTCAACATCATCGGCAAGGTTGGATTCAATCATTATGGTACCAAGTCGGGTGAGGTTGAACGAGGCATATCCGTGAGGTTCGTCGACTCGGTGTACCAGGGCATTCCGATCACCGCGGGCGGCAGGCTGTATTACGATCAGGACCGGCTATTCTACACCGAAGGACATATGGGCCTGGAGATCAAGCGGGGCGACCTGGACCCCTTCGACGATAATGACCAGACTTTAACGATCCATCCAGTGCTGGCGATAGGCGCCGGATACTCCGTCTCCCAGAGACTGGCCTTGATTGCATCGCTCGGCTTGAGCAGTGATCTGTGGAGATATGCGAATCTGGGGGTATCGATTCGATTGAGGGATTGAGTAACCGTCGAGGTTCAGGTACGCTGCTGCGGTAGCGTGATGCTTCGTATGCCGCCGGCGTTCGTGTGCGTTATTTGATTTAACATCAAAAAACGCGGGACTCACCTCGAGCCCCGCGTTTTGGTTTTTCTAAGCTAATGAACTTCGGCCCGACCTCGGGCCCTCCCTCAGTTCACCACCTCGTAATCCGCGTCGATGGCGCCGTCTTCCTTCTTCTTTTTCTGCGCCTGCGGATCGCCGTCCTGCTGTGGGCCCGGCGGGGGAGGTGGCCCCTGCGGACCGTCCTGCGGACCCTCGGGACCGGCCGCGCCCGCCTGTGCAGCCTGGGCGGCGGCCTGTTCGGCCTGGGCCTGCTGGTAGAGGACTTCCGCGAGCTTCTGGGAGGACTGGGTCAGCTTCTCTGTGCCCGCCTTGATGGCCGTCGGGTCGCTGCCCTCCAGGGCCGTCTTCAACTCGGCCAGGGCCGAATCGATGGCGCCCCGGTCCTCCGCGGATAGCTTGTCGCCGTGCTCTTCCAGCGACTTCTCCGTCGAGTACACGAGCTGGTCGGCCTGGTTGCGGGCTTCCACCTCTTCCTTCTTTTTCGAGTCCTCGTCGGCGTGGGCCTCGGCGTCCTTCACCATCTTGTCGATCTCGGCATCCGACAGGCCGCTGGACGCCTCGATGCGGATCTGCTGCTCCTTGCCCGTGCCCATGTCCTTGGCCGAGACGTGGAGGATGCCGTTCGCGTCGATGTCGAAGGTCACCTCGATCTGCGGCATGCCCCGGGGCGCCGGCGGGATGCCGTCCAGGTGGAACTTGCCCAGCGTCCGGTTGTAGAGGGCCATGTCGCGCTCGCCCTGGAGGACGTGCACCTCCACCGAAGGCTGGTTGTCCGCCGCGGTAGAGAAGACCTGGCTCTTCTTCGTGGGTATCGTCGTGTTCCGCTCGATGAGCCGGGTGAAGACGCCGCCCAGGGTCTCGATGCCCAGGGAAAGCGGCGTGACGTCGAGCAGGAGCACGTCCTTCACGTCGCCGGACAGCACCGCACCCTGGATCGCCGCGCCGATGGCCACGACTTCGTCCGGGTTCACGCCCCGGTTGGGCTCCTTGCCGAAGAGTTCCTTGACGATCTCCTGCACCTTGGGCATGCGCGTCGAGCCGCCCACGAGGACCACTTCGTCGATGTCCGAAGCCGAAAGGCCCGCGTCGGATATCGCCTGTCGGCACGGCGCCACCACCCGCTGGATGAGCGGATCCACGAGCTGTTCGAGCTGGGCCCGCGTCATGGTGCGGTTCAGGTGCTTGGGACCGGAGGCGTCCGCCGTGATGAAGGGCAGGGCCACTTCGGTCTGTCCCGCGGTCGACAGCTCGCACTTGGCCTTCTCGGCTGCTTCCTTGAGCCGCTGCAGAGCCATGGCGTCGTTGCGGAGGTCGATGCCGGCCTCCTTCTTGAACTCGTCCGCCAGGAAGTCCACCAGGGCATCGTCCAGGTCGTCCCCGCCCAGGTGGGTGTCCCCGTTGGTCGCCATGACCTCGAAGACGCCGTCGCCGATTTCGAGAATCGAAATGTCGAAGGTGCCGCCGCCGAGGTCGAATACCGCGATCTTCTCGTTGCTCTTCTTGTCGAGCCCGTAGGCCAGCGACGCGGCCGTCGGCTCGTTGATGATGCGCTTGACGTCCAGGCCCGCGATGCGGCCGGCGTCCTTGGTGGCCTGGCGCTGGCTGTCGTTGAAATAGGCCGGTACGGTAATCACGGCCTCCGTGACGGTCTCGCCCAGGTAGTCCTCGGCCGTCTGCTTCATCTTCTGCAGGACCGCCGCGGAGATCTCCGGGGGCGAGTACGACTTCTCGTCGATTTTTATGCTGACCTGGCCGTTCGATCCTTCCACCACGCTGTAGGGCATGCGGGTGCGCTCGTCGGGCACCTCTTCGAAGCGGCGTCCCATGAACCGCTTGACGGAGTAGACCGTCGCGTCGGGGTTGGTGACCGCCTGGCGTTTGGCCGTCGCGCCGACGAGCCGTTCGCCGTCCTTCGAAAAGCCCACGACGGAGGAGGTGGTCCGGCTGCCTTCCGCGTTCGGTACCACGGTCGGCTCGCCGCCTTCCACCACCGCCACGCAGGAGTTGGTCGTGCCCAGGTCGATTCCAATGATCTTGCCCATGTGTTTCGCTCCTTAGAAACGGGTGAAGCCCGCCTCCCTATGGAGACGAGCCGTGCCCGTTTGCGTGATGAGGCGGGTGCTCCCGCCTCGAGTTGTGCCGGTCCCGCCTGGTCCCGCCTGGTCCCGCCTGGACCCGTCCAGTCCCCGGTTGGAGGACCGGCCGGGTTCGTCCATTTCCAGCCGCGCGGCCCCTCAGGCCACGGTAATCGGAATCTGCCTGGGCTGCGACTCCTTCGACTTCCGCAGCGTGAGGGTCATGACGCCGTCCTTGTACGTGGCGTCGATAGATTCGGTATCCACTGCGTCCGGCACAGGAAACGCGTGCTCGAACTTTCCGCGGGGCTGCTGCTCCGCGTCGCCGTTGAGACCGAAGGGACTCTTGCGCTCGCCGCTTACGGTGAGCACGCCCTTTTCCAGGCTGATCGACACGTCCTCCGAGGCCACGCCCGGAAGGTCGACCGCGACCAGGAAGGCGTCCTCGGTCTCGTGGGTGTCCACGCGAGGCGACCAGCGGGACGGGAATCCGGACCGCAGCGGGAACGGCCGGAACATGCCGTCGAGTTCGGTCCGCAGGTTATGCAGGTTCGACAGTGGGAAAATGGTCGTCGCTCTCATGATGCTCCTCCCTTTAAAGTTACCAACTGACCTCTTCACCATCTCTTCGAAATCTCTTTGCCCCTTTCGGAACCGAATGGCCATCCCCGGCGTACATTAGTTTAGAAACGCGGGTGATGCGGCAGTTCCGTCATCTGCAACATAGTTAGCGCAAAGAGCGTGCCAGTTCGAAAGGATGCATCCGAAAGTAAGTAAGGGGAGCACCGTAAGTCGTTGATATTGGGCTGGTTAGTTTGTTGTAAAAAAAAGCGCAAGATTTGCGTGGTGGAATTTGACTAATCTGATGTAAGAGCACATTGAATATGCCAAATTGGCAGAACATGACAAAATGGCATATCGTGACTGCCAACAATAATCGCGTAACAGGGCTGGCAGGGAGGTGATACGGTATGAAACTGACCACGAAGATCCAGGTCAGAGATGACGAGTCACTTGATTTATACCTGAAAGAGATCGGCGATACGGAACTGCTCACGCCCGAGGATGAGGAGGAACTGGCCCGCCGCATCCGGGACGGCGACGAGAAGGCACTGGAGACCATGATTCACGCGAACCTGCGTTTCGTCGTCGTGGTCGCCAAGCAGTACCAGAACCAGGGCCTCGCCCTTTCCGATCTGATCAGCGAGGGGAACATCGGCCTGATGAAAGCCGCGCGTCGTTTCGACGAGAAGAAGGGGTTCAAGTTTATCTCATACGCAGTCTGGTGGATCCGGCAGGCGATCCTCCACGCGCTGGCCGAGCAAGCCCGGCTGATCCGGCTGCCCGTCAACAAGATCGAGGAATTGCGACGGATCGAGCGTTCCATCAAGAAGCGTGAGGCCGAAATCGCACAGGCCGGGGAAGCTTCCGGTGACGGCGCCGACGAGAGCGAAGAGCGGATTTACGGCAAGGGTCGCCACCACGCCCTGCCGGAATGGGCAAGCACGCCGCTTTCGCTGGACGCGCCGGTCGGCGACCAGGATGCCTATACCCTGATGGACCGGCTCCGGGACCAGGACAGCAAGATGCCGGACGAAGCGCTGCAGGAAGAGCTTCTGCGTACGGAAGTGAGGCGTGCGGTTTCGAACCTGACCGATCGCGAGAGCGAGGTGTTGAACCTGTACTTCGGTCTGAACTCGGACCGGGCGTACACGCTGGAAGAGATCGGGGTTCGATTCGGCCTGACGCGGGAACGGATCCGCCAGATCAAGCAGAAGGCCATCAACAAGCTGCGCCATACCCGCCACGGCAGCCGCCTGGCCGCCTACGCGGACTAATTCGCGGACTAGACTAAAACGCGGACAATGAGGAGTTAAGAAGGAAGGGTCCGGTGGGCACGGGATATGGCCGACCGGGCCGACCGGGCCGACCGACGATCGAATCGGCCGGCGTATGACAAAGCGGCCGACTTCGAGCAATCTGCGGCGTCACGTGAACTCTTGAACGGATTTGACACAGTCCGTCTGCCATTGCCCCGGCGGGAGTTCACCGGCGCCGCTTTGTTTATTTCTCGCCGCGCTTCTCCCGCTCCATGTACATGTCGAAGTCCATCTTCTCGTACCATCCGCCTTCGACGAAACGCAACATGGGCGCGAAGAGATCGGGACCGTAGTATCCCATGACGGGTAAGAGGGGACGGCCTTCCGAGGTAAGAAACCACGTGGTGGGATAGCTGCCCACACGGAACATCAGGGCTACCTGGTATTCCGTCAGGGTCCGGCCTTCGATGATCAGCGGTTGGGAGGACTCCGCGTTCAGTTTCACGGAAATGAAGGATTTGGCCAGTTGCTTCAGGATGCCCTCGTCCCGGTAGGTCTTCTCGTTCATCCTTCTGCAGTTGGGACACCAGTCGGTGTAGAAGTTGACGATGATGAGCTTGCCGGAGTCCCTGGCCATCGCCAGGGCCTTGTCGAGCCGCTGCCAGTCGGGTTCGGCCAGCTTTTTCTCATTGACTTCGCCAGCCGTGGCGACCGGAACACCAATGGTCGCACCGGCAAAGATCGCCATGCAGAGTATGGCCAAGAGGATGACCGCAAGGGCGGTACCTGGCCGTCGTCCTGTGCATCTTTTCACGGACCGCGTTTCGATTACTACTGAATGCTTGGACGGCATGGATTGAAATCCCGGATGGGTAAGTCATCGGTCATCTTGGTACTGAGATTTCCAATAACCAACCTACTATCTACACGCCGAAAGTCAAGCCGAAACCCCCGCATCGCCCCGTTTAGATAGGCCTTGTCATCCCCCCGCATACCCCGTATTTTTAGGGATTCGACAACCACGCCACACTTCCTGTCATAGCACGGCACACGGCCGGTCATTGCACTCCA
Proteins encoded:
- the dnaK gene encoding molecular chaperone DnaK, whose amino-acid sequence is MGKIIGIDLGTTNSCVAVVEGGEPTVVPNAEGSRTTSSVVGFSKDGERLVGATAKRQAVTNPDATVYSVKRFMGRRFEEVPDERTRMPYSVVEGSNGQVSIKIDEKSYSPPEISAAVLQKMKQTAEDYLGETVTEAVITVPAYFNDSQRQATKDAGRIAGLDVKRIINEPTAASLAYGLDKKSNEKIAVFDLGGGTFDISILEIGDGVFEVMATNGDTHLGGDDLDDALVDFLADEFKKEAGIDLRNDAMALQRLKEAAEKAKCELSTAGQTEVALPFITADASGPKHLNRTMTRAQLEQLVDPLIQRVVAPCRQAISDAGLSASDIDEVVLVGGSTRMPKVQEIVKELFGKEPNRGVNPDEVVAIGAAIQGAVLSGDVKDVLLLDVTPLSLGIETLGGVFTRLIERNTTIPTKKSQVFSTAADNQPSVEVHVLQGERDMALYNRTLGKFHLDGIPPAPRGMPQIEVTFDIDANGILHVSAKDMGTGKEQQIRIEASSGLSDAEIDKMVKDAEAHADEDSKKKEEVEARNQADQLVYSTEKSLEEHGDKLSAEDRGAIDSALAELKTALEGSDPTAIKAGTEKLTQSSQKLAEVLYQQAQAEQAAAQAAQAGAAGPEGPQDGPQGPPPPPGPQQDGDPQAQKKKKEDGAIDADYEVVN
- a CDS encoding Hsp20/alpha crystallin family protein; this translates as MAIRFRKGQRDFEEMVKRSVGNFKGRSIMRATTIFPLSNLHNLRTELDGMFRPFPLRSGFPSRWSPRVDTHETEDAFLVAVDLPGVASEDVSISLEKGVLTVSGERKSPFGLNGDAEQQPRGKFEHAFPVPDAVDTESIDATYKDGVMTLTLRKSKESQPRQIPITVA
- a CDS encoding sigma-70 family RNA polymerase sigma factor, which produces MKLTTKIQVRDDESLDLYLKEIGDTELLTPEDEEELARRIRDGDEKALETMIHANLRFVVVVAKQYQNQGLALSDLISEGNIGLMKAARRFDEKKGFKFISYAVWWIRQAILHALAEQARLIRLPVNKIEELRRIERSIKKREAEIAQAGEASGDGADESEERIYGKGRHHALPEWASTPLSLDAPVGDQDAYTLMDRLRDQDSKMPDEALQEELLRTEVRRAVSNLTDRESEVLNLYFGLNSDRAYTLEEIGVRFGLTRERIRQIKQKAINKLRHTRHGSRLAAYAD
- a CDS encoding thioredoxin family protein codes for the protein MPSKHSVVIETRSVKRCTGRRPGTALAVILLAILCMAIFAGATIGVPVATAGEVNEKKLAEPDWQRLDKALAMARDSGKLIIVNFYTDWCPNCRRMNEKTYRDEGILKQLAKSFISVKLNAESSQPLIIEGRTLTEYQVALMFRVGSYPTTWFLTSEGRPLLPVMGYYGPDLFAPMLRFVEGGWYEKMDFDMYMEREKRGEK